One Mycobacteroides salmoniphilum DNA segment encodes these proteins:
- a CDS encoding serine hydrolase domain-containing protein, whose translation MAQPHGFDDAATESSRPAPLPFAYPPLERGVELPQGVNGWARPEFRGVVRVFSLAFTRYHVGGGAICVYVDGEPVLDLWAGLAQRGQQWTRDTAPVIFSASKGVTATIIHRLVDRGLLDYSAPVSQYWPEFAANGKGAITVDEILSHTAGLSRLTGIAHSYEEMFDPDLMADRLAAAPVDRYFGKPAYHALSIGWLMGRLAKAVTGKDLEELYRTELAEPLGVDGIHMGRPPEGAPSESAALTPYLDRVARSGFIRRTAPPVMGVLDKMPGAKGAASTLYQPGAEMLLADDGHASAPVMDLRCGAGSACCTAPALAKLYAALAGDGSVDGIRLLSPEITKGLARKNSYRIDHTLGLPMGWHRGYHSLTVPMIGGGFGHIGAGGSFGWADQKRNISVAIVHNRLPSTMVFDQTIIGTFLPSIIRAAR comes from the coding sequence ATGGCACAACCTCATGGCTTCGACGACGCGGCCACGGAATCGTCGCGACCCGCACCCCTTCCCTTCGCCTACCCGCCGCTGGAACGCGGCGTAGAGCTACCGCAGGGGGTGAATGGCTGGGCCCGCCCCGAGTTCCGGGGGGTGGTGCGGGTCTTCTCGCTAGCCTTCACCAGGTACCACGTCGGCGGCGGCGCCATCTGCGTATACGTGGATGGCGAGCCCGTTCTCGACCTGTGGGCAGGGCTCGCGCAGAGGGGGCAGCAGTGGACGCGGGACACCGCGCCGGTCATATTCTCGGCGTCCAAGGGTGTCACCGCCACGATCATCCACAGACTGGTGGATCGCGGCCTGTTGGACTATTCGGCACCGGTCTCGCAGTACTGGCCCGAGTTCGCTGCTAATGGCAAGGGCGCGATCACGGTCGACGAGATCCTGTCGCACACGGCGGGTTTATCGCGGCTGACGGGTATCGCGCATAGCTACGAGGAGATGTTCGATCCGGACTTGATGGCAGACCGGCTCGCCGCGGCACCCGTTGACAGGTATTTCGGCAAGCCCGCGTACCACGCGTTGTCCATCGGATGGCTCATGGGGCGGCTCGCCAAGGCCGTTACCGGTAAGGACCTTGAAGAGCTGTATCGCACCGAACTCGCCGAGCCGCTCGGAGTCGACGGTATCCACATGGGGCGGCCTCCCGAAGGTGCGCCCTCCGAATCAGCTGCCCTCACACCGTATTTGGACCGGGTCGCGAGGTCCGGCTTTATTCGCCGGACCGCCCCACCGGTGATGGGGGTGCTCGACAAGATGCCTGGGGCCAAGGGTGCGGCCTCCACGCTGTACCAGCCGGGCGCCGAGATGCTGCTGGCTGACGACGGGCATGCGAGTGCCCCGGTGATGGATCTGCGGTGCGGGGCGGGCAGCGCCTGCTGTACCGCTCCCGCGCTGGCCAAGCTCTACGCCGCCCTGGCGGGGGACGGCAGTGTCGACGGGATACGGCTGCTTTCGCCGGAAATCACCAAGGGACTGGCGCGCAAGAACAGCTACCGGATCGACCACACGCTGGGACTGCCCATGGGCTGGCACCGCGGGTACCACTCCTTGACGGTGCCGATGATCGGTGGCGGTTTCGGGCACATCGGGGCCGGAGGTTCGTTCGGATGGGCCGATCAGAAACGCAACATCTCGGTGGCGATTGTGCATAACCGGCTTCCCAGCACGATGGTCTTCGACCAGACCATCATCGGAACCTTCCTGCCGTCGATCATTCGCGCAGCGCGGTAG
- a CDS encoding SDR family NAD(P)-dependent oxidoreductase, with protein MEGFNGKVAVVTGAGSGIGRALAVELARSGAKVAISDVDAEGLAETERQVKALGAEVRSDRLNVVEREAFLLYADAIKEHFGKVNQIYNNAGIAYQGEVEESHFKDIERIIDVDFWGVVNGTKAFLPHLIASGDGHVINVSSLFGVLSMPGQSAYNSAKFAVRGFTESLRQEMIIGKKPVAVTCVHPGGIKTAIARNSTAAEGYDVKAGAALFDKYLANTSPEAAARIILTAVRKKKPRVLVGPDAKILDVIVRVTGARYQDIFSLFTRYLLPKPTK; from the coding sequence ATGGAAGGCTTCAACGGCAAGGTCGCCGTGGTGACCGGCGCGGGTTCGGGAATCGGACGCGCACTGGCGGTGGAACTCGCACGCTCGGGCGCCAAGGTGGCCATCAGCGATGTCGACGCCGAAGGTCTGGCCGAAACCGAACGCCAGGTCAAGGCCCTGGGCGCGGAGGTGCGCTCCGACCGCCTCAATGTTGTTGAGCGCGAAGCCTTCCTGCTGTATGCCGACGCCATCAAGGAGCACTTCGGCAAGGTCAACCAGATCTACAACAACGCCGGTATCGCCTATCAGGGCGAGGTAGAGGAAAGCCACTTCAAGGACATCGAGCGAATCATCGACGTGGACTTCTGGGGCGTGGTCAATGGCACCAAGGCCTTCCTGCCGCACCTGATCGCCTCCGGCGACGGCCATGTCATCAACGTCTCCAGCCTGTTCGGCGTGCTGTCCATGCCAGGCCAAAGTGCCTACAACTCAGCCAAATTCGCGGTACGCGGGTTCACCGAGTCCCTGCGGCAGGAGATGATCATCGGCAAGAAGCCGGTAGCGGTCACCTGCGTGCACCCGGGCGGCATCAAGACCGCCATCGCACGCAACTCCACTGCTGCGGAAGGCTACGACGTCAAGGCCGGGGCCGCGTTGTTCGACAAATACCTGGCGAACACCAGCCCCGAAGCGGCCGCACGCATCATCCTCACCGCCGTCCGCAAGAAGAAGCCCCGCGTGCTGGTCGGCCCCGACGCCAAGATCCTCGATGTGATCGTTCGGGTCACCGGAGCGCGCTACCAGGACATCTTCTCCCTGTTCACACGCTACCTGCTACCCAAGCCCACGAAGTAA
- a CDS encoding SDR family NAD(P)-dependent oxidoreductase — protein MDGFNGKVAVVTGAGSGIGRALAVELARSGAKVAISDIDNEGLAETERQIKALGAEVRSDRLNVAEREAFLLYADVVKEHFGKVNQIYNNAGIDFHGDFEISEFKDIERILDVDYWGVVNGTKAFLPHLIASGDGHVINVSSIFGIMACPGQSAYNAAKFAVRGFTESLRQEMIIGKKPVAVTCVHPGGIKTNVARNATVAEGYDHAEFAKLFDLLARTSPQAAARIILTAVRKKKPRVLVGPDAKVIDVLVRLTGSRYQDLFLLGERFLMPKRSS, from the coding sequence ATGGACGGCTTTAACGGCAAGGTCGCCGTGGTGACCGGCGCGGGTTCGGGAATCGGACGCGCACTGGCGGTGGAACTCGCACGCTCGGGCGCCAAGGTCGCCATCAGCGATATCGATAACGAGGGCCTGGCCGAAACCGAACGCCAGATCAAGGCCCTCGGTGCCGAGGTCCGCTCCGACCGCCTCAACGTCGCTGAGCGCGAAGCCTTCCTGCTCTACGCCGACGTCGTCAAGGAGCACTTCGGCAAGGTCAACCAGATCTACAACAACGCCGGCATCGACTTCCATGGCGACTTCGAGATCAGCGAGTTCAAGGACATCGAACGAATCCTCGACGTCGACTACTGGGGCGTGGTCAACGGCACCAAGGCCTTCCTGCCGCACCTGATCGCCTCCGGCGACGGCCACGTCATCAACGTCTCCAGCATCTTCGGCATCATGGCATGCCCGGGCCAAAGCGCCTACAACGCAGCGAAATTCGCGGTTCGCGGGTTCACCGAGTCCCTGCGCCAGGAGATGATCATCGGCAAGAAACCGGTCGCGGTCACCTGCGTGCACCCCGGCGGCATCAAGACGAATGTGGCGCGCAACGCCACGGTGGCCGAGGGCTATGACCATGCCGAGTTCGCGAAGTTGTTCGATCTGCTCGCACGAACCAGCCCGCAGGCCGCGGCGCGCATCATCCTCACCGCCGTCCGCAAGAAGAAGCCGCGCGTCCTTGTCGGGCCGGACGCCAAGGTAATCGACGTCTTGGTCCGACTGACGGGCTCGCGGTATCAGGATCTGTTCCTTCTCGGCGAGCGGTTCCTGATGCCCAAGCGTTCCAGCTGA
- a CDS encoding class I SAM-dependent methyltransferase, whose protein sequence is MTAIAPRRSLNELVTRYWTMMSKVYNFPFVQRHIYRPAQDDTIAQLREHNGQRIVDIACGTGILASRIQAELSPASVFGVDMSDGMLAKATARSTEVQWKKAPAEQLPFGDATLDAVVTTSAFHFFDQPAALAEFYRVLAPGGLASVATICPKERRWLGRGTGERRPAHFPTAGEMERLFSGAGFDVVVHRPVARPFTPPVISVDWICVGLKT, encoded by the coding sequence ATGACTGCCATCGCGCCACGGCGTTCGCTCAATGAGCTGGTCACGCGGTACTGGACCATGATGTCGAAGGTCTATAACTTCCCGTTCGTGCAACGCCATATCTACAGGCCGGCCCAAGACGACACCATCGCGCAACTACGCGAACACAACGGCCAGCGGATCGTAGATATCGCTTGTGGCACAGGAATATTGGCGTCCCGCATCCAGGCCGAACTGAGCCCGGCATCCGTTTTCGGTGTCGACATGTCCGATGGCATGCTCGCCAAGGCGACGGCTCGGTCCACCGAGGTCCAGTGGAAGAAGGCGCCTGCGGAGCAGCTCCCGTTCGGGGACGCCACCCTCGACGCCGTGGTGACAACGTCGGCATTCCACTTCTTCGACCAACCTGCAGCACTGGCGGAGTTCTACCGCGTGCTCGCCCCGGGCGGCTTGGCCTCGGTCGCCACGATCTGCCCGAAGGAGCGCCGCTGGCTGGGTCGCGGAACCGGCGAGCGCAGACCGGCGCACTTCCCTACGGCCGGCGAAATGGAGCGACTGTTCTCCGGTGCCGGGTTTGATGTTGTCGTGCATCGTCCGGTGGCGCGACCGTTCACGCCACCGGTGATCTCCGTCGACTGGATCTGCGTCGGCCTCAAGACTTGA
- a CDS encoding PucR family transcriptional regulator, producing MTASLSDRFMRQLPETVRHAVDCFAAEVPYYGMLPREVLDGEITEFTKQNFRIFVRVLLESRPPTEDELAGPILAASRRAQEDIPLAALLAAYSVAARVGIETLRELATPDEVNEVLTVSVQLQRYLQLMVPAVTTAYLEERQGLHGASAEARRDLFDALVKGTPWVEAAERASVTLALSYDVLFLYMPEPAGNTVVARRRAHRVQDVVDQYAREPVLTSLDGRGGVILLPAVGKVESLLPLFSEVAGGPVTLGVSEAADPGEIAAATEEARELALLALRLGRAPGAYRLPDVLMEYQITRPGRARDLLAATVQPLAAHPHLQQALSAYLQHEHGRQLAAKSLHVHPNTLDYRLRRVAELTGLDPAQPSAARTLAAALLAVKAR from the coding sequence ATGACGGCGTCGCTCAGTGATCGGTTCATGCGCCAGCTGCCGGAGACGGTGCGCCATGCGGTGGACTGCTTCGCCGCTGAGGTGCCGTACTACGGGATGCTGCCCCGTGAGGTTCTCGATGGTGAGATCACCGAGTTCACCAAGCAGAATTTCCGGATTTTCGTCCGGGTGCTTTTGGAGTCGCGGCCGCCCACCGAAGACGAGTTGGCAGGGCCGATCCTGGCGGCGTCACGGCGGGCGCAGGAGGATATTCCGCTCGCGGCGCTCCTGGCCGCGTACAGCGTTGCCGCGCGGGTCGGCATAGAGACGCTCCGGGAACTGGCAACCCCCGACGAGGTCAACGAGGTGCTCACGGTCAGCGTCCAACTGCAACGGTATCTGCAGTTGATGGTGCCCGCGGTTACCACCGCGTATCTGGAAGAGCGCCAAGGTCTTCACGGTGCGTCGGCGGAGGCTCGGCGCGACCTTTTCGATGCGTTGGTCAAGGGGACACCGTGGGTGGAGGCCGCCGAACGCGCGAGTGTCACGCTGGCGTTGTCCTATGACGTGCTGTTCCTCTACATGCCGGAACCGGCGGGGAACACCGTGGTGGCTCGGCGGCGTGCCCACCGCGTGCAGGACGTCGTCGATCAGTACGCACGTGAGCCCGTGCTCACGTCTTTGGATGGTCGCGGGGGTGTCATATTGTTGCCGGCCGTGGGCAAGGTGGAATCGCTGCTGCCCTTGTTCTCAGAGGTGGCCGGCGGGCCTGTCACGCTCGGAGTCTCCGAGGCGGCCGATCCCGGTGAGATTGCGGCGGCCACGGAAGAGGCGCGTGAATTGGCGCTGCTCGCACTGAGACTCGGCCGGGCGCCCGGCGCCTACCGGCTGCCGGACGTGCTCATGGAGTACCAGATCACCCGTCCCGGCAGGGCGCGTGATCTGCTCGCTGCGACGGTTCAGCCACTGGCGGCACACCCCCATTTGCAGCAGGCGCTCAGCGCGTATCTGCAGCACGAACACGGACGGCAGCTTGCGGCCAAATCGCTGCATGTGCACCCGAACACCCTTGACTACAGACTCCGTCGCGTCGCCGAACTCACCGGCCTGGATCCCGCGCAGCCGTCGGCCGCGCGCACTCTCGCGGCCGCGTTATTGGCCGTAAAGGCCCGCTGA